One segment of Deltaproteobacteria bacterium DNA contains the following:
- a CDS encoding hydrogenase iron-sulfur subunit, with protein sequence MSGVEGKELRVVGFLCNWCSYGGADTAGVSRFKQPTDLRIIRVPCSGRVDPLLVVKAFMSGADGVLVSGCHPRDCHYAEGNFYARRRLEVLKRFLPFMGVEPGRFEYTWVSASEGARWQKVVTNFTEQIHNLGPLHHFGEGDGSGGDR encoded by the coding sequence ATGTCAGGCGTGGAAGGAAAGGAGCTCAGGGTAGTCGGGTTCCTCTGTAACTGGTGTTCCTATGGGGGTGCTGACACCGCCGGTGTCTCACGTTTCAAACAACCAACCGATCTCAGGATCATCCGTGTCCCCTGTTCTGGGAGGGTGGATCCCCTCTTGGTGGTCAAGGCCTTCATGAGCGGGGCTGATGGAGTCCTGGTGTCGGGATGTCATCCGCGCGACTGCCATTATGCTGAGGGAAATTTTTATGCCCGACGCCGGCTCGAGGTGCTCAAACGATTTCTTCCATTTATGGGGGTCGAGCCAGGCAGATTTGAATACACCTGGGTTTCTGCCTCCGAAGGGGCCCGTTGGCAAAAGGTCGTAACCAACTTCACTGAGCAGATCCACAATCTAGGTCCACTTCATCATTTTGGTGAAGGAGATGGAAGTGGAGGCGATAGGTAA